In one window of Synchiropus splendidus isolate RoL2022-P1 chromosome 15, RoL_Sspl_1.0, whole genome shotgun sequence DNA:
- the bola1 gene encoding bolA-like protein 1 yields the protein MLSRLHRCVQSSYTSLSRDLLHMAPDPHRPVETAIRTKLGDSLKPEYLEVHNESHMHAVPPGSESHFRVLVVSPQFEGLSLIQRHRLVNEALKVELSTCVHALAIQAKTPAQWGSNPTLAKSPPCMGGSKGDHTVEEKLKSGRE from the coding sequence ATGCTGAGTCGGCTCCACCGTTGTGTCCAGTCCTCCTACACGTCTCTAAGCCGAGATTTGCTCCACATGGCGCCTGACCCGCACCGGCCTGTTGAGACGGCCATCAGAACCAAACTGGGTGACTCTCTCAAGCCAGAATACCTGGAGGTGCACAATGAAAGCCACATGCATGCCGTCCCGCCTGGATCGGAGTCCCACTTCCGTGTCTTAGTTGTCAGCCCGCAGTTTGAAGGCTTGTCATTGATACAACGTCACCGTCTGGTCAATGAAGCTCTGAAGGTGGAGCTGAGCACCTGTGTTCATGCACTTGCTATCCAGGCGAAGACCCCTGCTCAGTGGGGCAGCAACCCAACTCTTGCCAAGAGTCCGCCATGCATGGGAGGATCTAAGGGGGATCACACCGTGGAGGAGAAGCTCAAGTCTGGGCGAGAGTGA